A section of the Quatrionicoccus australiensis genome encodes:
- the ccmC gene encoding heme ABC transporter permease CcmC has protein sequence MKDRFNLYRFASPATFYPLAGALIPYFVAISVVFGLAGLYLGMLVAPTDFQQGEGYRIIFIHVPASWLSMFIYLIMAGWAAIGLAFNTRLSGMMAQALAPTGALMAFLSLWTGALWGKPMWGTWWVWDARLTSELILLFLYIGYMALTAAIDDAKRADKAGGLLLLVGVVNVPIIYFSVKWWNTLHQGSSVNLTKSSMAETMLWGMLLMAMCFWMYSIAIAFMRVRTIMLERERHTDWVKALLAGDGK, from the coding sequence ATGAAAGACCGCTTCAATCTCTATCGTTTCGCGTCACCGGCCACCTTCTACCCGCTGGCCGGGGCGCTGATTCCCTACTTTGTCGCCATTTCCGTCGTCTTCGGCCTGGCCGGGCTCTACCTCGGCATGCTGGTCGCGCCGACCGACTTCCAGCAGGGCGAGGGCTACCGGATCATCTTCATCCACGTCCCGGCGTCCTGGCTGTCGATGTTCATCTACCTGATCATGGCCGGCTGGGCTGCCATCGGGCTGGCCTTCAACACCCGCCTGTCGGGCATGATGGCGCAGGCGCTGGCGCCGACCGGCGCGCTGATGGCCTTCCTGTCGCTGTGGACCGGCGCCCTGTGGGGCAAGCCGATGTGGGGCACGTGGTGGGTCTGGGATGCGCGCCTGACCTCCGAGCTGATCCTGCTCTTCCTCTACATCGGCTACATGGCGCTGACCGCCGCGATCGACGATGCCAAGCGTGCCGACAAGGCGGGTGGCCTGTTGCTGCTGGTCGGCGTGGTCAATGTGCCGATCATCTATTTCTCGGTCAAATGGTGGAACACGCTGCACCAGGGTTCGAGCGTCAACCTGACCAAGTCGTCGATGGCCGAGACCATGCTTTGGGGCATGCTGCTGATGGCCATGTGCTTCTGGATGTATTCGATCGCCATCGCCTTCATGCGGGTGCGCACCATCATGCTTGAACGCGAGCGGCACACCGACTGGGTCAAGGCCCTGCTCGCGGGAGACGGCAAATGA
- a CDS encoding EAL domain-containing protein, with translation MPRIAELITQQSGHLRPDTTLGEAAATMLKEKLSSVIIVGPEGILGIATEGDILHAMREHRALEQAISSIMTTPVHSVVDTTELRAAYREAANLGIRHIVVTDAGGQPLGVASESDFRRHLGTDFYRHLNNVDTLMERMFPRLPPDASLDAALTAMEAARASCAVVVDQHKAIGILTERDVVRLFLNAEDNPPLSAVMTRPPITIGEERSLAEATLMMNSHRIRHLVVVNGSGHAVGLLSEHTLMRPLELDLVDDALADRLALTRTNNLAQEEIQLNDRYQRALLDNFPFLVWLKDTESRFLAGNRSLADTCGERSPADLIGKSDYDYWPPELAERYRADDQAVMRSGQKKVVTEPIGRTHHLNWFETYKAPVFGDDGKLLGTVGFAQDISDRRRAEEAILLRNAALAGMLRNEPLAGILELIVLSVEAEIPAWRCAIQLYSAGDHALRYLAAPRLPETFCEATADIPVHAGNIPCAAAAALHQRVIADDLAGGAARSGFDLAAQAAGFAAAWAEPILSPQGELLGTFSAYHSMPGTPGDEQQAIFTHASQLAALIMAHQQGAESLQQSQSTFRGIFDSISEALFIQAEDGTFLDANLGAEQIFGYPRPAMIGQTHHKLGAPGLNDLSRTGSHISAAIAGTPQYFEYWGQAADGRIFPVDVRLHPCTYFGRQVLIASVVDISERKQAALRLEIEHDLAQALATGMPRQDVLDTILKAALRFPDLDAGGIYYRQDNGSYRLAAEQGLSADFAGLNAELAADTPQAAVIRNGRLVCSCSETGDHCTEAPLIAAPHLEAEGLRCLTILPVMLAGESIACLYLAGRQVKQISHETLQALETLSNTFAQTLLRLNAQEEAERLQHNLSGLFNNLTDFLFVVAEQGQIVHYNHTVADKLGYGPVALLGQHIHTVNPLETREMADRILDEILAGERSSSPLPLLHANGSRIAVDTRIITGYWDGQPAMFAIAQDIRERLIAEERQKLAASVFDNAHEGIMITDPAGRIIEVNATFSELTGYPRQEAIGQTADLLKSGHHDADFYRDMWETIRQAGYWRGEVWNRKKSGEIFVELLTISTVHNREGMISHFVGIFSDITLIKEHQQRLEHLAHFDALTQLPNRMLLGDRMQLAMAQTERNGKVLAVAYLDLDGFKPVNDQYGHSVGDKLLVEVSQRLKSCIRAGDTVSRLGGDEFVLLFAELDSIRDCDYAISRIISVLTMPFRIAGHEIFISASIGVTLYPQDGSDSDTLLRHADQAMYAAKQAGRNRFHLFDPENDRRARVRRDEVGRIREGLEQGEFVLFYQPKVDMRQGSVVGAEALIRWQHPERGLLLPGEFLPAIEGTELAITLGDWVLQEALCQLEDWQQQGLGITVSVNIAGNHLQSPGFAERLGELLAARPAVAPQHLELEVLETAALEDIPRVAALFSECRRFGVSFSLDDFGTGYSSLTYFRRLPADILKIDQSFVCDMLDDPDDLAIVEGVIGLTRAFQRKVIAEGVETVEHGMVLLLLGCDMAQGFGIARPMPAGQLPEWVTRFRPDELWGSTTAFNWSREDIPMLIAGVDHTRWMKKLYACLADDDGRLPAPELDENACRFGRWYTSPKAQRYATIKEFNELADIHRQIHQLGKQLLDRRPPPEQARLLAAVEKLSQTLSDHLQRIQTEVLLTRQASR, from the coding sequence GCTGGGTGTGGCCAGCGAATCGGATTTCCGTCGCCACCTGGGTACCGACTTCTACCGCCACCTGAACAATGTCGATACGTTGATGGAGCGGATGTTCCCGCGCCTGCCGCCGGATGCCTCGCTGGATGCCGCCCTGACGGCGATGGAGGCGGCACGCGCCAGTTGCGCCGTGGTTGTCGACCAACACAAGGCGATCGGCATCCTGACCGAGCGCGATGTCGTGCGCCTGTTCCTGAATGCCGAAGACAATCCGCCGCTCTCGGCCGTCATGACCCGGCCGCCGATCACGATAGGCGAGGAACGCTCGCTGGCCGAGGCGACCCTGATGATGAACTCGCATCGCATCCGGCATCTGGTCGTGGTCAACGGCAGCGGCCATGCGGTTGGCCTGCTCTCCGAACACACCCTGATGCGCCCGCTCGAGCTCGACCTGGTCGATGACGCACTGGCTGACCGTCTGGCACTGACCCGCACCAACAATCTCGCGCAGGAAGAAATCCAGCTCAATGATCGCTACCAGCGCGCCCTGCTCGACAATTTCCCCTTCCTCGTCTGGCTGAAAGACACCGAATCACGCTTTCTCGCGGGCAACCGCAGCCTGGCCGACACCTGTGGCGAGCGCTCACCGGCCGACCTGATCGGCAAGTCCGACTACGATTACTGGCCCCCCGAACTGGCCGAACGCTACCGGGCGGACGATCAGGCTGTCATGCGCAGCGGCCAGAAAAAAGTGGTGACCGAACCGATCGGACGGACACACCACCTGAACTGGTTCGAAACCTACAAGGCCCCGGTTTTCGGGGATGACGGCAAGCTGCTCGGCACGGTCGGTTTTGCCCAGGACATCTCGGACAGACGCCGCGCCGAAGAAGCCATCCTGCTGCGCAATGCGGCACTCGCCGGCATGTTGCGCAACGAACCGCTGGCCGGCATCCTCGAACTGATCGTCCTCTCCGTCGAGGCCGAAATTCCTGCCTGGCGCTGCGCCATCCAGCTTTACAGTGCCGGCGACCACGCCCTGCGCTATCTCGCCGCGCCGCGCCTGCCCGAAACCTTCTGCGAGGCGACGGCCGATATTCCGGTACACGCCGGCAACATCCCCTGCGCCGCAGCCGCGGCACTGCATCAGCGGGTGATCGCCGACGACCTCGCCGGCGGCGCCGCCCGCTCCGGCTTTGACCTGGCCGCCCAGGCGGCCGGTTTTGCCGCCGCCTGGGCCGAGCCCATCCTCTCGCCGCAAGGCGAACTGCTCGGCACCTTCAGCGCCTATCACAGCATGCCGGGCACGCCCGGCGATGAGCAGCAAGCCATCTTCACGCATGCCAGCCAACTGGCCGCCCTGATCATGGCGCACCAGCAGGGTGCCGAGAGCCTGCAGCAAAGCCAGAGCACCTTCCGCGGCATTTTCGACAGCATCAGCGAGGCGCTTTTCATCCAGGCCGAAGACGGCACTTTTCTCGATGCCAATCTCGGTGCCGAGCAGATTTTCGGCTACCCGCGCCCGGCCATGATCGGCCAGACCCACCACAAGCTCGGCGCCCCCGGTCTCAACGACCTGAGCAGAACCGGCTCGCATATCAGCGCCGCCATTGCCGGTACGCCACAGTACTTCGAGTATTGGGGCCAGGCTGCCGATGGCCGTATTTTCCCGGTCGACGTCCGCCTGCACCCGTGCACCTACTTCGGCCGCCAGGTACTGATCGCTTCGGTGGTCGATATCAGCGAAAGAAAACAGGCAGCGTTGCGCCTGGAAATCGAGCATGACCTGGCGCAGGCGCTGGCGACCGGGATGCCGCGCCAGGACGTGCTCGATACCATTCTCAAGGCAGCGTTGCGCTTTCCCGACCTCGACGCCGGCGGCATCTATTACCGCCAGGACAACGGCAGCTACCGCCTCGCCGCCGAGCAGGGACTGTCGGCTGATTTCGCCGGACTGAATGCCGAACTTGCCGCCGACACCCCGCAAGCCGCGGTCATCCGCAATGGCCGCCTGGTCTGCAGTTGCAGCGAAACGGGTGATCACTGCACGGAAGCGCCGCTGATCGCCGCCCCCCACCTTGAAGCGGAAGGCCTGCGCTGCCTGACGATATTGCCGGTGATGCTGGCCGGCGAGTCGATCGCCTGTCTTTACCTGGCCGGACGCCAGGTCAAACAGATTTCGCATGAAACGCTGCAGGCCCTGGAAACCCTGAGCAACACCTTTGCCCAGACCCTGCTCCGCCTGAATGCGCAAGAAGAAGCCGAGCGCCTGCAACACAACCTGAGCGGCCTGTTCAACAACCTGACGGACTTCCTGTTTGTCGTCGCCGAACAGGGACAGATCGTGCATTACAACCATACGGTTGCCGACAAGCTCGGTTATGGTCCGGTCGCCCTGCTCGGCCAGCACATCCATACGGTCAACCCGCTGGAAACGCGCGAAATGGCTGACCGGATACTCGACGAAATCCTCGCCGGCGAACGCTCAAGCAGTCCGCTGCCGCTGCTCCATGCCAACGGCAGCCGGATTGCCGTCGATACCCGCATCATCACCGGCTACTGGGACGGCCAACCCGCCATGTTCGCGATCGCCCAGGACATCCGCGAACGCCTGATTGCCGAAGAGCGCCAAAAACTGGCGGCCAGCGTTTTTGACAACGCGCACGAAGGCATCATGATCACCGACCCGGCCGGCCGGATCATCGAAGTTAATGCCACGTTCAGCGAGTTGACCGGTTATCCGCGCCAGGAAGCCATCGGCCAGACCGCCGACCTGCTCAAATCCGGCCATCACGACGCCGACTTCTACCGCGACATGTGGGAAACCATCCGCCAGGCGGGTTACTGGCGCGGCGAAGTATGGAACCGCAAGAAATCCGGCGAGATTTTTGTCGAACTGCTGACCATCTCGACGGTACACAACCGCGAAGGCATGATTTCCCACTTTGTCGGCATTTTTTCCGACATCACGCTGATCAAGGAACACCAGCAACGGCTTGAACACCTGGCCCATTTCGACGCCCTGACCCAGTTGCCCAACCGCATGCTGCTCGGCGACCGCATGCAACTCGCGATGGCGCAGACCGAACGCAACGGCAAGGTTCTCGCCGTCGCCTATCTCGATCTCGATGGTTTCAAGCCGGTCAATGACCAGTATGGACACTCGGTCGGCGACAAGTTGCTGGTTGAGGTCTCGCAGCGCCTGAAGAGTTGCATTCGCGCCGGCGACACCGTATCGCGGCTGGGCGGCGACGAGTTCGTGCTGCTTTTCGCCGAGCTCGACAGCATCCGCGATTGCGACTATGCGATCAGCCGGATCATCTCGGTCCTGACCATGCCGTTCCGGATTGCCGGCCACGAGATCTTCATCTCGGCCAGTATCGGCGTCACCCTCTACCCGCAGGATGGCTCCGACAGCGACACCCTGCTGCGCCACGCCGACCAGGCGATGTACGCGGCCAAGCAGGCCGGGCGCAACCGCTTTCACCTGTTCGACCCGGAAAACGACCGGCGCGCCCGCGTCCGCCGCGATGAAGTCGGGCGGATCCGCGAAGGCCTGGAGCAAGGCGAGTTCGTGCTTTTCTACCAGCCCAAGGTCGATATGCGCCAGGGCAGCGTGGTCGGGGCGGAGGCCCTGATCCGCTGGCAGCATCCGGAACGCGGCCTGCTCCTGCCGGGTGAGTTCCTGCCCGCCATCGAAGGGACCGAACTTGCCATCACGCTCGGCGACTGGGTGCTGCAGGAAGCATTGTGCCAGCTTGAAGACTGGCAGCAGCAAGGCCTCGGCATCACCGTCAGCGTCAATATTGCCGGCAACCACCTGCAGTCTCCGGGCTTTGCCGAGCGCCTGGGCGAACTGCTCGCCGCCCGTCCTGCGGTAGCGCCCCAGCATCTCGAACTGGAAGTTCTGGAAACCGCCGCCCTTGAAGACATTCCCCGGGTCGCCGCACTCTTCTCCGAATGCCGGCGTTTCGGTGTCAGCTTCTCGCTTGACGATTTCGGTACCGGCTATTCATCGCTGACCTATTTCCGGCGGCTGCCTGCCGACATCCTGAAAATCGACCAGTCCTTCGTCTGCGACATGCTGGATGACCCGGACGACCTCGCCATTGTCGAAGGCGTCATCGGCCTGACCCGCGCCTTTCAGCGCAAGGTCATCGCCGAGGGCGTCGAAACCGTCGAACACGGCATGGTCCTGCTGCTGCTCGGCTGCGACATGGCACAGGGTTTCGGCATTGCCCGCCCGATGCCGGCCGGACAACTCCCGGAATGGGTCACGCGATTCCGTCCGGATGAACTCTGGGGGTCAACCACCGCCTTCAACTGGTCGCGGGAAGACATCCCGATGCTGATTGCCGGGGTGGACCACACCCGCTGGATGAAGAAACTGTACGCTTGCCTCGCCGATGACGACGGTCGGCTGCCGGCACCGGAGCTGGATGAAAACGCCTGCCGTTTCGGCCGCTGGTACACCAGCCCGAAAGCCCAGCGCTATGCGACCATCAAGGAGTTCAACGAACTGGCGGACATTCACCGGCAGATTCATCAACTCGGCAAACAACTGCTCGATCGACGCCCCCCACCGGAACAAGCGCGCTTGCTTGCTGCAGTCGAAAAACTCAGCCAAACCCTGAGCGACCACCTGCAAAGAATCCAGACCGAGGTGCTGCTGACCCGTCAGGCAAGCAGGTGA
- the ccmD gene encoding heme exporter protein CcmD: protein MIYWNSFSDFLAMGGYGLYVWGSFGVTAAIMAIEPILVVRHRKTTIARLKRQLRAETRNTAE from the coding sequence ATGATCTACTGGAACAGCTTCTCCGACTTCCTCGCCATGGGCGGCTACGGTCTTTACGTCTGGGGGTCGTTCGGCGTCACCGCGGCGATCATGGCGATTGAACCTATTCTCGTCGTCCGCCATCGAAAGACCACCATCGCCCGCCTCAAGCGCCAGTTGCGCGCCGAAACCAGGAACACCGCAGAATGA
- a CDS encoding cytochrome-c peroxidase, which yields MQRSILSTALAVISGLLISQLAQAASQEPIQPIAAAKVSNPALVELGKKLYFDPRLSKSGFISCNSCHNLSMGGTDNIKTSIGHNWNEGPINAPTVLNSSLNLAQFWDGRAADLKAQAGGPIANPGEMAFTHTLAINVLQSIPGYVAEFKKAFASETVDIEKVTKAIAAFEETLITPNSRFDKWLKGDKKALSKDELAGYKLFKETGCVACHNGPAVGGNSFQKMGQVEAYKASSPAEGRSAVTGKDADRFNFKVPTLRNVEMTYPYFHDGAANTLPEAVDIMARIQLGKKFTADENAKVVAFLKTLTGDQPNFKLPILPPSADATPRPTPFEKK from the coding sequence ATGCAACGCAGCATTTTGTCCACCGCCCTCGCGGTCATTTCCGGCCTGCTCATCAGCCAGCTTGCGCAGGCTGCCAGTCAGGAACCGATCCAGCCGATCGCTGCCGCCAAGGTCAGCAACCCGGCCCTCGTCGAACTCGGCAAGAAGCTCTACTTCGATCCGCGTCTGTCCAAGTCCGGCTTCATTTCCTGCAACTCCTGCCACAACCTGTCGATGGGCGGCACCGACAACATCAAGACCTCGATCGGTCACAACTGGAACGAAGGCCCGATCAACGCGCCGACCGTGCTCAATTCCAGCCTCAACCTCGCCCAGTTCTGGGACGGCCGCGCTGCCGACCTCAAGGCCCAGGCCGGCGGCCCGATCGCCAATCCGGGCGAGATGGCATTTACGCACACCCTGGCGATCAACGTGCTGCAATCGATCCCCGGCTATGTCGCGGAATTCAAGAAAGCCTTCGCTTCCGAGACGGTCGACATCGAAAAAGTGACAAAAGCCATCGCCGCCTTCGAGGAAACCCTGATCACCCCGAACTCGCGCTTCGACAAATGGCTGAAGGGCGACAAGAAGGCGCTGAGCAAGGATGAACTGGCCGGCTACAAACTGTTCAAGGAGACCGGCTGCGTCGCCTGCCACAACGGCCCGGCGGTCGGCGGCAACTCCTTCCAGAAGATGGGCCAGGTCGAAGCCTACAAGGCGTCGAGTCCGGCCGAAGGGCGCTCGGCAGTGACCGGCAAGGATGCCGACCGCTTCAACTTCAAGGTGCCGACCCTGCGCAACGTCGAAATGACCTATCCGTACTTCCACGACGGCGCCGCCAACACGCTGCCGGAAGCGGTCGACATCATGGCCCGCATCCAGCTCGGCAAGAAGTTCACGGCCGATGAAAATGCCAAGGTCGTTGCCTTCCTGAAGACGCTGACCGGCGACCAGCCGAACTTCAAGCTGCCGATCCTGCCGCCGTCGGCCGATGCCACGCCGCGTCCGACGCCCTTCGAGAAGAAATAG
- the ccmE gene encoding cytochrome c maturation protein CcmE produces MKSRHKKLALIGGALAIIGIIAALVLNALNSNIALYITPSEVAAGKAPQGKTFRIGGLVKEGSLQRQADGVTIAFVITDTAKDISVHYKGILPDLFKEGKGVVAQGKMTAENQFTASEVLAKHDENYMPPEAAQAVNDAQGANQHVSPSSAGTQPKAGY; encoded by the coding sequence ATGAAATCCCGTCACAAGAAACTCGCCCTGATCGGCGGCGCGCTGGCCATCATCGGCATCATCGCCGCGCTCGTCCTCAACGCGCTGAACAGCAACATCGCCCTCTACATCACGCCGAGCGAAGTCGCAGCGGGCAAGGCGCCGCAGGGCAAGACCTTCCGCATCGGCGGTCTGGTCAAGGAAGGCAGCCTGCAACGCCAGGCCGACGGCGTCACCATCGCCTTCGTGATCACCGATACCGCCAAGGACATCAGCGTGCATTACAAGGGCATCCTTCCCGACCTGTTCAAGGAAGGCAAAGGCGTCGTCGCGCAGGGCAAAATGACCGCAGAAAACCAGTTTACCGCCAGCGAAGTGCTCGCCAAGCATGACGAAAACTACATGCCGCCGGAAGCCGCCCAGGCGGTCAATGATGCGCAGGGCGCCAACCAGCATGTCTCGCCTTCATCGGCCGGCACCCAACCGAAAGCAGGCTACTGA
- the ccmB gene encoding heme exporter protein CcmB: MFKIVTAVIARDLKLAMRRQADIVSALFFFVIVVSLFPLGVGPEPDLLRKLAPGVLWVAALLATMLSLPRLFADDHRDGTLEQLALAPHPLGLVVTGKVIAHWLVSGLPLALIAPILGIQFDLSGDALVVLTFAILLGTPALSGIGAIGAALTLGLRGGGVLLSLLVLPLYIPVLIFGAGAVDATVTGLGGEGHLSLLAALTFASLGFAPWASAAALKIALE, translated from the coding sequence ATGTTCAAAATCGTCACTGCCGTCATCGCCCGCGACCTGAAACTGGCCATGCGCCGCCAGGCCGACATCGTCTCGGCGCTCTTCTTCTTTGTCATCGTGGTCAGCCTGTTCCCGCTCGGCGTCGGGCCGGAACCCGACCTGCTCAGGAAACTGGCGCCCGGCGTGCTGTGGGTCGCAGCCCTGCTCGCCACCATGCTGTCGCTGCCGCGCCTGTTCGCCGACGATCATCGCGACGGCACGCTCGAACAACTGGCACTGGCGCCACACCCTCTCGGGCTGGTCGTTACCGGCAAAGTGATCGCTCACTGGCTGGTCTCCGGCCTGCCCCTGGCGCTGATCGCCCCCATCCTCGGCATCCAGTTCGACCTGTCCGGCGACGCGCTGGTCGTGCTGACTTTTGCCATCCTGCTCGGCACGCCCGCCCTGTCCGGCATTGGCGCGATCGGCGCGGCGCTGACCCTGGGCCTGCGCGGCGGCGGCGTGCTGCTCTCGCTGCTCGTGCTGCCGCTCTACATCCCGGTGCTAATATTCGGCGCTGGCGCAGTCGATGCGACAGTGACCGGTCTCGGGGGGGAAGGTCATCTGTCCTTGCTGGCCGCCCTTACCTTTGCCTCACTCGGCTTCGCCCCCTGGGCGTCTGCCGCTGCCTTGAAGATTGCCCTCGAATGA
- a CDS encoding hydrogen peroxide-inducible genes activator — translation MTLTELRYIVALAQEGNFSRAAERCSVSQPTLSVSIARLEDEFGVQLFERGKGFVSPSAVGLRVVEQAQQAIAEADKVRQIAMRGRDQLEGPLRLGVIHTIGPYLLPQLIQSLKRVAPSMPLAIEENMTATLADMLRDNEIDVVIIALPFELPGVLTRPLYDESFKVVVPRGHAWENMAEISPEEVAGDEVLLLKAGNCFRDQVLGACPQVSSPETDVRLGHSIGTIRCMVASGLGVSVLPEGALGHPYSNELISVIPFRAPAPSRRIALAWRAGFIRPKAIDALLAAVAGLHNPAYHLLA, via the coding sequence ATGACCTTGACCGAATTGCGTTACATCGTTGCCCTCGCCCAGGAGGGTAATTTCAGTCGTGCTGCCGAACGTTGTTCGGTCAGCCAGCCGACCTTGAGCGTCTCGATCGCCCGTCTTGAAGACGAGTTCGGCGTGCAGTTGTTCGAGCGCGGCAAGGGCTTCGTCAGCCCGAGTGCGGTCGGGCTGCGCGTCGTCGAGCAGGCGCAGCAGGCCATCGCCGAAGCCGACAAGGTGCGGCAGATCGCCATGCGCGGGCGCGATCAGCTGGAAGGCCCGCTGCGCCTTGGTGTCATCCATACCATCGGGCCTTACCTGCTGCCGCAGCTGATCCAGTCGCTGAAGCGGGTGGCGCCCAGCATGCCGCTCGCCATCGAGGAAAACATGACGGCAACGCTGGCCGACATGCTGCGCGACAACGAGATCGACGTCGTCATCATCGCCCTGCCCTTCGAGTTGCCCGGCGTGCTGACCCGGCCGCTCTACGACGAATCCTTCAAGGTCGTCGTGCCGCGCGGTCACGCCTGGGAAAACATGGCGGAAATCAGTCCCGAGGAAGTGGCCGGCGACGAAGTGCTGCTGCTCAAGGCCGGCAACTGCTTCCGCGACCAGGTGCTGGGCGCCTGTCCGCAGGTGAGCAGTCCGGAAACCGACGTCCGGCTGGGCCACTCGATCGGCACCATCCGTTGCATGGTGGCTTCCGGACTGGGGGTTTCGGTGTTGCCCGAAGGGGCGCTCGGCCACCCCTACAGCAACGAGCTGATCAGCGTCATTCCCTTCCGCGCGCCGGCGCCGTCACGCCGCATCGCCCTTGCCTGGCGCGCCGGCTTCATCCGCCCGAAAGCGATCGATGCGCTACTGGCGGCCGTGGCCGGCCTGCACAACCCGGCTTATCACCTGCTTGCCTGA
- the ccmA gene encoding cytochrome c biogenesis heme-transporting ATPase CcmA — protein MLEADNLECVRGERRLFAGLSFRLEAGELLYLQGKNGAGKTSLLRMLIGLLPPEAGEIRWQGASIKSDEFRADLCYLGHLNAIKEELTPLENLLAAARLADEALSEEEAIDALEQVGLAGREDLACKYLSQGQKRRVALARLVKEKRPLWILDEPFVALDVAAVDWLAGIISGHLQRGGLAVMTTHQLVNIPAGKVRELRLS, from the coding sequence ATGCTTGAAGCTGACAATCTGGAATGCGTGCGCGGCGAGCGCCGCCTGTTCGCAGGCCTCAGCTTTCGGCTGGAGGCCGGAGAACTGCTGTATCTGCAGGGCAAGAACGGGGCCGGCAAGACCAGCCTGCTGCGCATGCTGATCGGCCTGCTGCCGCCGGAAGCCGGTGAAATCCGCTGGCAGGGCGCGAGCATCAAATCCGACGAATTCCGCGCCGATCTCTGCTATCTCGGCCACCTCAACGCGATCAAGGAAGAATTGACCCCGCTCGAGAACCTGCTCGCCGCGGCGCGTCTTGCCGACGAGGCGCTGAGCGAGGAAGAGGCGATCGATGCCCTCGAACAGGTCGGTCTCGCCGGACGCGAGGATCTCGCCTGCAAATACCTGTCGCAAGGCCAGAAACGGCGCGTCGCGCTGGCCCGCCTGGTCAAGGAAAAGCGGCCGCTGTGGATTCTCGACGAACCCTTCGTCGCCCTCGACGTTGCAGCGGTCGACTGGCTGGCCGGCATCATTTCCGGCCACCTGCAGCGCGGCGGCCTGGCCGTGATGACGACGCACCAGCTGGTCAATATCCCGGCCGGCAAGGTGCGCGAATTGCGTCTTTCCTGA